The Mesorhizobium opportunistum WSM2075 DNA window CCAGAGTGCCGGGATCCTGGCCCGCCGGTTGGAAAGCCCGCCGCCCAGGCGGGCTCTCTGCGTTTCTCGATGCCGGTTGTTGCCGTGGCATCAAGCCATCCGGCGGAACGCAAATGCCCCAGAGGCGTTCATCTCCAGGCAACATCGCCAAGCGTGACGTGAGATCGGCACGCAGGCGCACAGGGAGCGGGAACCATGAGCTTAGGCACCATACTCATCATCATTCTTGTCATTGCGCTGCTTGGCGGCTTCAGCGGGCTCGGCGGCGGACCGTTCTACGGAACCGGTTATTATGGTGGCGGCGGGCTCGGCCTTGTGCTGCTGATCATCATCATCCTTGTTCTGCTCGGGCGTATCTAGCGGTGCGGTTCCGCCGTCGTCAGTCGCTCGCATTCTCGTGACCCCATCGGCAGGGCCGCGCACCGCATTGTGATGAAAGCAGGCCGGCTTGTGATCCGGCATTTCGTGCGACTGAGGTATGGTGATTTCGGTCCACACCCCCCGTGGAAACAAGAGGAGAGGGTCCCACCCCTTGTCCTCCTCCAAGGCCCGCCCCGGCATCCCGGAGCGGGCTTTCTTTTTTCGCCTAGCGGTGTGTCGTCCGCGATCGCGGACACTTTCTGGCAGAGCGCTACGAGGCCTTCCTTCATGGCGGTCCGTATCGTCGAGAAACATCCACCTGCCAATCGTTGACACAATTGCCGCATCGAGATATTGAACAGGACTATACAGGTTTACTGAACAGGTACGCATATGAAGCGGCGCGCGGTTCAATTGTCTCCCGGCACGGGAAAGCCCGAGCAGATCGCCACCGTTCTCGAACATGAAATCCGTTCCGGCGTGCTCGGCTTCGGCGACCGGCTGCAAAGCGAGAACGAGCTCGTCCAGCGCTTCTCCGTCAGCCGCAACACGGTCCGCAAGGGGCTCGAGGAGCTGTCCAGCCGCGGGCTGATCACCACAAAGGTCGGCATCGGTTCCTTCGTCACTTTCGATGGCAAGCCGGTCGACGATGCCATCGGCTGGTCGCGGGCGCTGGCCAATGCCGGCGCCAATGCCGAGACGCGGACGCTGCGGCTGGAGGTTATCGAGGACGCCGATCTGGCTGCCATGCTGGAGATCGAAAGCCCGTTCTTCATTGCCGTCGACCGGGTGCGCACCAATGCCAGCGACGGCCATGCAATCTCCATCGAGCGCAGCCGCCTGCCGTTATCGCCCGAGCTGGAAGACGTGCCGCTTCGCGGCCTGCGCGAAGGCTCGCTGCACCAGACGCTGCGCGCCGCCGGCCTCATTCCCGACCATGGCGAGGAATGGGTGGGCATCGAGATGCTCAATGCGGAGGACGCCGCCATCCTCGGCTGCCCGCAAGGTACGCCTTTCCTGCGCGGCCGCCGATTGACCCGCGCCGCCGATGACCGGCCGATCGAATATGTCACCAGCCTGCTCAACCCGGCGCATTTCGCGCTGCATATGAGGTTCTGAGCGATGCCGGATAGCACGACACTCGATCGGGCGATGGGCGCGTTTGTCGGCGGAGCGCTGGGCGACGCGCTCGGCATGCCGACGCAGCTTCTGTCACCGGCCCGGATTGCCGAACTCCACGGCCATGTCGAGGATTTCATCGCGCCTTTCGCCGACCATCCGGTGTCGAAGGGACTTCTGGCCGGAACCATTACCGACGATACCGAACAGGCGCTGCTGCTCGGCCGCATCCTCGTCGAATCGGGCGAGCGCTTCGACCATGCGCGTTGGGTCAACGCGCTGCTCGACTGGGAGCGCGAGGTCAAGGTACGCGGCAGCTACGATCTCTTGGGGCCGTCGACCAAGCGCGCCATCGACGCCATCAACAATGGCGTGCCGGCGGAAGAGGCGGGGCGCAGTGGCGATACCAATGGCGCGGCCATGCGCATCGCCCCGGTCGGCATCATGATGCCGCTGGAACCGCTGGACGCGTTCGTCGCCAAGGTAGCCGAAACCTGCCGCGCAACGCACAACACGTCGATCGCCATCGCCTCGGCCGCTGCCGTTGCGGCGGCCGTCAGCCGTGGCATCGCCGGTGGCGACTGGCGCGCCGCATCCGACAGCGCCGTCGCGGCGGCGAGGCGAGGGGCAACGCTCGGCCATTGGGTGACCGGTGGCGACATCGCAGCTCGCATTGTCTGGGCGCAGGATATCGTGCGCGGCAAGACGAAAAGGGATGCGATCCGGATGATCATCGATCTGGTCGGCACCGGCGTCGCCAGCCAGGAATCGGTTCCGGCAGCCTTCGCTGTTCTGGAAGTCGCGGGCGGTGATCCCTGGCGGGCGGCGGTCATCAGTGCCAATCTCGGCGGCGATACCGACACGATCGGCGCCATCGCCGCCGGCATGGCGGGTGCCTGTGCCGGCTTCTCGCGATTGCCACGGCAGCGTGTCGCTGATCTCAAGGGCTTCGACATGGCGGACGTTCGCGCACTGGCAGCCGATCTCGTCGCGGCAAGGGTGGCAAGGAGCGGTGCGCAGAAAACGGGCTCCGGCAAGGACGCCGCGGCATGAGCGGGCGTCTCGTCCATGTCGGCAGCGCGGTGGTCGATCATGTCTACCGCATCGATGCCTTGCCGACGCCAGGCACCGAGAAGACCGCGTCGAGCTACGCGCAGGTCGCCGGCGGCGGTTTCAACATGATGGTCGCGGCCAGCCGCACAGGCATGAAGGTGGTGTTCGGCGGGCAGCTCGGCAGCGGACCGAATGGCGACTTCCTGTGCGCGGCCTTTGCCACGGAGGGGATCGAGACCCTGACACCGCCATCGCCGGTCATGGACAGCGGCAATTGCGTCGCCATGATCTCGAGCGACGCCGAACGCACGTTCGTGTCGTGGCCGGGGGCGGAGAGCACTCTCAGCCTCGACATGATGACGCCGGTGTCGGTGGCACCGGGGGATTGGGTGTTCACGTCAGGCTATACGCTGAGCTATCCCAACAGCCGCGACGCACTCACCGACTGGATCGAGGCGCTGCCGGCGCAAACGCCTTTTGTCTTTGATCCGACACCGATCGTCTCAGACATTCCACGCCCCATCCTGTCGCGGGTGCTTGCCCGCACGACATGGCTGAGCTGCAACATGACGGAAGCGGTCGAGATTGCCGGTCAGGGCGATGTCGAGAGCCTCGCGACTCGGCTGCTTGCCGATCATTGTCCTCGGGCCGATGGTGTCGTCATCCGCAGCGCCGCCAAGGGCTGCCATATCAGGTTGGCAACGGGTTCGGCCCAAACCATTCCAGGTTTCAAGGTGGCGGCGGTCGACACCAACGGCGCCGGCGACACCCATATCGGCGCTTTCGTCAGTGCGCTGTCGCGCGGCGTGCACTGCTTTGAGGCAGCGCGCTACGCCAATGCGGCGGCCGCCATTTCGGTTACCCGCCATGGCGGCTCGTCGGCGCCAAACGATGCGGAAATCCAGACTTTCCTGAGCCAGGCCGCCGCGACCGGCACGCCGGGCCAGAACCAGAAGGCCCATCAGACAGCCTGAACAGCCTGACAAGCCCGGGAAGCGGGCAAACCAAAGAGAGGAACCAACATGCGCATGCCAAGACTGACTGCTCTCTTGACGGCGACCGCCGTCTTCACCACCGCGCTCACGCTGGCCGCCAGTGCCGCCGAAGTGCATGTGCTCAACTGGAAGGGCTATGGCGCTGACGAGCCGTGGGCCGTCGAGGCCTTCGAAAAGGCGACCGGCAACAAGGTCGTCAACGATTTCTTCAATTCCGAACAGGAAATGCTGACCAAGATCCGGACCAATCCCGGTCTCTATGACGTGGTCATGATCAACGCCGCTTTCAACGACCAGGCGATGGCGGAAAAGCTGATCCAGCCGATCGACACCTCGAAGCTGCCGAACTATGCCGACATCAGCAAGGACAAGGCCGGTTCGCCAATGCTCGACCATGACGGCAAGGTCTATGGTGTGCCGTGGGTGTGGGGCCTGACGGCGCTCGCCATCAATGAAAAATCCTTCGACAAGCCGCCGACCAGCATCGCCGAAATGTGGGATCCCGCACACAAGGGCCGTGTCGTCATCCGCGACGACGCCGTCGAGGCGGTGCAGTTCGGCGCCATCGCCACCGGCCAGAACATCAACGACATCAAGGACATGGACGCGGTCAAGACGAAGCTCACCTCGCTGATGCCGCAGATCAAGACTTTCTGGAGTTCGGAAAACGACTGGAACCAGATGGTCGCCTCCAACCAGATCGACATCGGCACCTACTGGAGCGGCTCGGCCGACCGCGCCAAGACGCACTTCAAGCTGCCGGTCTCGCTGGTCATTCCGCAGGAAGGCGCCGTCGCCTGGCTCGATGCGTTTTCCATTCCGGTCGGTTCCAAGAATGTCGCGGGCGCGGAGGCTTTCATCAACTACATGATCGACCCGAAATTCTATGTCGAATGGGTCACCAAGGTCGGCGCGCCCGTGTCGGCCAACACCAAGGCGGTGGACGCGCTGCCCGAGGATGCCTTCAACCGCAAGGTGATGGGCGATCCCGAGGTCGCCAAGCGCATCCAATTCCAGGCGCCGATCACCGACAAACAGCGCGAAGCCTATCTGGCGCTGTGGCAGCAGCTCAAGGTCGACGTGAAGTAAATAGCAGACGTCAGGGCCGGCCGGCGATCTTCGCCGGCTGGTTCTTCAGCCCTGGGGAGGAGTGCATGATGGCAGGTGCGGCCGCGTCGCGCAGCGGGCTGAAATCGGCGCTGCCGCTACTGGCGCCAGCCTATCTCTGGCTGACCGTGGCGATCTTCCTGCCGCTCTCGGCCATGGTCTTCTTCTCCTTCATGACCGACCTGCCGCTGTCGGGAAAGCCGTGGGCCTTCACTCTTGGCAACTATGCCGCCTTCTTCTCGCAAAGCCTCTATTTGACGCTGCTGCTGGCGTCGCTGCGCCTCGGCCTCGAGGTGACGCTGTGGTGCATCGTCATCGGCTATCCCGCGGCCTATGTGCTGGCCAAGGTGCTGAAGGGCCGCAGCCGCGAGGCGATTTTTCTCCTCGTCATCCTGCCGTTCTGGTCTAATGGGCTGGTGCGGATCTTCTCCTGGGCGATGGTGCTGCGCGAGGGCGGCATCCTCGATACGGCGCTCAACGCGGTGCTGCCGTTCAAGATCAACATCGATCTGATGTATTCCTATCCAGCCGTCATCATCGGGCTGGTGCACTCCTACGTGCCCTACATGGTGCTGACCTGCTATCTCACTCTGCAGGCCATCGACGACTCGCTGATCGAGGCCGGGCGCTCGCTCGGCGCCTCACGGCTGCAGGTGCTGAAGCGGGTGATCATCCCGCTGTCGATGCCGGGACTGGTGGCGGGCGCGGCGCTCATCTTCGTGCCGGTTGTCGGCTCGTTCATGGAGCCGCGCATTCTGGGCGGCCGCACCGGAACCTTCTACGGCACGGTGATCGAGGACCAGTTCGTCGCCGTGTTCAACTGGCCGCTGGGCGCGGCACTCTCCTTCATCCTGCTGGCCGTCGTGCTGGTTATCCTGGCGGTTGCCTCTCCGGTGTTGCGGAGGGCCTGATGATGATGACGACCCGCATCCTGGAATGGTTCGGCCGCCTCTATGTCGGGCTGCTGCTCGCCTTCCTCTATCTGCCGATCATCATCATGGCGCTGATGTCGTTCAACGTCTCGCCCTTCTACCAATTGCCGTTCGAATGGACGACCGAGTGGTATGCCTCGCTGTGGCAGAACGACCAGCTGATCGCGGCCACCTGGAACAGCCTTGAGATCGCCGTCATCACCACCATCATCAGCGTGGTGCTGGGCTCTGCCGCGTCGCTGGCGCTCTACCGCTATGAATTCCGTGGCAAGAAAGTGCTGCAGGCGCTGCTGTTTCCGCCGATCGCCATTCCCTGGCTGATCACCGGCACGGCGATGCTGATCTTCTTCTTCGGCGTCGGCATCGGGCGCGGCCTGTTCGCCATCCTGCTCGGCCATGTCGCGCTTGCGCTGCCCTATGTCATCGTCGTCGTCTCGGCACGGCTGCAGACCTTCGCGCCCGAACTGGAAGAGGCGGCGCGTTCGCTCGGCGCCAACCAGTGGCAGGTGACCAACCGCGTCACGCTGCCCTGGATCATGCCTGGCGTCATCGCCGGCGGGCTGTTTGCCTTCGCGGTGTCGTTCGACCAGTTCGTCGTCTCCTATTTTCTGGCGACGCCTGGCCAGACGACGCTGCCGGTCGAAATCTACGCCGCAATCCGCAAGGGTTTTACGCCCGAGATCAACGCGGTCTCGACAATCATCATCGTGGTGTCGATGGCGCTGATGCTGCTGACGGCGCGCTTCTTCAAATTCGGCGGAGAGAAATAATGGCCGGCGTGCAGGTATCGAACATCTCGCGCAGCTTTGGCGCGCACAAGGCGCTGGACGATGTCTCCATCGATTTCGCCGATGGCGGTTTCTATGCGTTGCTCGGGCCGTCGGGCAGCGGCAAGACCACGCTGCTGCGCCAGATCGCCGGCTTCGATTTTCCCGACTCCGGCCGCATCGCCATTGGTGGCGAGAGCGTCGAACGGGTGCCGGTTGAGAAGCGCCGCATCGGCATGGTGTTCCAGAACTACGCGCTGTTTCCCAATATGAGCGTCGCCGACAATGTCGCCTTCGGCCTGTCGGTGCGTGGCGAGGCCAAGGCGGTGATTGCCACCGAAGTGCAGCGCGCGCTCGATCTCGTGCAATTGGGCAAGCTCGGCGGCCGCCGGCCGCATCAGCTCTCCGGCGGCCAACGCCAACGCGTGGCGCTGGCGCGGGCCATCGTCACCAAGCCGCGCGTGCTTTTGCTCGACGAGCCGCTCGGCGCGCTCGACAAGGCGCTGCGCGTCGACATGCAGATCGAACTGAAGCGCATCCAGCGCGAGATCGGCATCACCACCATCTTCGTCACCCACGATCAGGAAGAAGCGCTGACGATGAGCGACCGCATCGGCATACTGCGCGACGGCAGGCTGGTGCAGGAAGGGCCGCCGGAGGAGATCTACGACCGGCCGAAAAGCGAATTCGCAGCAACCTTCCTCGGCGACGCCAACATCTTTCGCGGCGATTCGACCGGCAACGGCATCCGGCTGCCGGACGGCACGGCGATCGCCGCCGGCGTGGGCGCGACGCTTGCGGCCGGCGCGAAGGCCAGTTGCGCCGTTCGGCCCGAGCGCATTCGGATTGCCACGGATGCAGGCATTTCGGACGGCGATGCCAATAGCCTGAAGGGTCAGGTCTCCAAGCGCATCTTCGCCGGCAACAACAGCACCTACTTCGTCGAGCGGGCCGGCCAGACGCTGAAGGTCATCGTGCAGAACACCGGCGCGGACAGGCTGGCGGAAGGGCAGGATGTGGTGCTGCGCTGGTCGCCGGAGAGTACGGTGCTGATCGCGGCGGGGTAGGCCGCGCGGTTCGATAACTGGGACTGTTGGCGTTCCTTCGCACCCCCCTCTGTCCTGCCGGACATCTCCCCCGCAAGGGGGGAGATTGGCGGTTCCAGCGTCGCTGCCCTTTCTCCAACGTCGAAAATTTGCGAAAGCGGTGAGGCCTGCCAATCTCCCCCCTTGCGGGGGAGATGCCTGGCAAGGCAGAGGGGGGTGCTGTCCCTCCGTCCTTTCTGATTGCGAGCCCGGAGCTACAATGACCCTGGAACTGAGCGCGCGCGACCGATCCATGCTCGACGGCGAGCAAGGCCCATCCGCGGCTGCCGCCATGAAGATTCTCGTCGCCTTCTCCAACGCCGTCGGGGCGGACGGCCTGCTCGACATTACCAGCGCCCACATCGATGGATGCCTCTACCACGGCAAGGCCGGCCTCGATTTCGTCGAACGGCTCGCCGAGGGCGGCGGGCGTGTCAAGGTGCCGACGACGCTCAATGTCGGCTCGTTCGACCTCATCCATCCGGGCATGGTGAAGATGCCGGCAGCGGAGGAGGTGCCGGCGCGGCGGCTGATGAAGGCGCATATGGAACTTGGCTGCCAGGCGACGTTCACCTGCGCGCCCTACCAGACACGGTTCCGGCCCGAATTCGGTCAGCAGATCGCCTGGGGCGAATCCAACGCCATCGTGTTCGCCAATTCGGTGATCGGGGCGCGCACCAACCGCTATGGCGATTTCATCGACCTGTGCTGCGCCATGACTGGACGCGCGCCGGCTTGGGGCCTGCATCTGAGCGAAAACCGGCGCGGCCGCATCCTGTTCGAATTGGACGTTCCTGATCCGGAGCCGAGCGACAGCCTGTTCGTCGGCGTTGGGCTGATCATCGGACAAGCCAGCGGCGATCGAATTCCGGTGATTGCCGGCCTGCCGCAGCCGCGCGACGAGGACCAGTTGAAGGCACTCGGTGCTGCGGCGGCAACGACGGGTGCTGTGGCGCTGTTCCATGCGGTCGGCATCACGCCGGAAGCCGGAACGCTCGGCGAGGCGTTTCATGGCGAGGCGCCGGAGGAGACGATCCGCATCGGCCGTTCCGATGTCGACCGTGCGCTGGCCAGGCTATCGACGGTGCCGGATGGCTCGCGGCTCGCGGCGGTCTCGTTGGGCACACCGCATTTCTCCCATGAGGAATGGATGCGCCTGTTGCCGCTGCTGCGCGAGGCAGCGCCGGGCAGGGGCATCCCGATCTATGTCAACACAGGCCGCGCGACACTGACACGGCTGCAGCAAGAGGGCGCCCTGGCTGGGATGGAGGCGTTCGGCCTGGTTCCGGTTGCCGACACCTGCACCTATGTCACCTCGATCATGGAACGGCTTGACGGCGTGGTGATGACCAATTCCGGCAAATGGGCGCATTACGCGCCGGGCAATATCGGCGTGACGGTCGCCTTCGCCGACATGAAGGATTGCATCCGTTCCGCCGCGGTCGGCCATGTCGTGCGGAGCGGCACATGACACAACTGGCGGAAGCGTTTGAAAGAGCAGGCATCTTTCAGCTGGCCGGCGAGGCCGAAGGTCGGGCGCTGGCGTTTTCGCAGCCGCTCAGTTTCTGGGGCGGGATCGATGCGGAGACCGGAGACATCGTCGACCATTCGCATCCGGGGCTAGGCCAGAATGTCGCCGGCAAGATCCTGGTCATGCCGAGCGGGCGCGGCTCGTCATCTTCCTCCTCGGTGCTGGCCGAGGCGATCCGCAAGGGCACGGCGCCGGCCGGCGTTCTTCTGGAGCGGCCGGACCCGATCCTGGCGGTGGGCGCCATCGTCGCCGAGTTTCTCTATGGGATACGCATGCCGTTGGTGGTGTGTGACATTGCCGGCATTGAGACTGGTGACAGGATCGCGATCGGCTCAGGCGAGAATGGCCGCGCGACCACCAGGGTTCAAACAGAAAGGCAGCCGCTCAGATCTCCGGGATGTTCTCCTTGAAGATCACCTGCAGCCTCGGCTGGTGCAATTCGTAGGCCAGTCCCCGGACCGCATGGGTCAAGGTGTTGAGCGCCTCGCGGGCCTCGACGCGCGGGTTTTGGTCGATGACCGCGTCGAGCGTGCCGTCGAGCAGCAGGTCCTTGGTGCCGTCCGTCACCTCATGGCCGAGGAAGACCATGGATTGCGCGCGGCCGTGCTCCTTGAGCGCACGCGCAATGCCGGTGTTGCCGGCGCCGACATTGTAGATCGCGGCAAGGTCGGGATGCCGTTCCAAAAGCGCCGATGCTTCCGAATAGGCCTTTTCGCGGTCGTCCAGCATTTCGCGCATTTCGACGATCTCGAGATTGGGCGATTCCTCGGTCAATATGTGCCGGAACCCCATCTCGCGTTCCTCATGGCCGCGATAGGAGAGCGAGCCGGCGAACAGCGCCACCTTGCCGGGACGTTCCGACCCCATGAAGCGGTTGAGCAGATAGCCGGCCAGCCGGCCGGCGGCGCGGTTGTCGATGCCGATATAGGCGACCCTGGGCACATGCAGGATGTCGGAGGCGATGGTCACCACCTTGACGTCGTTGGCCGACAGCGAGCGGATCGCCTCGCGCACCGTCGGATGGTCGAGCGCGATGACGCCGACGCCTTGCGTCTGTCCCCGCAGATCCTGCAGCAGGCGGGCGAGCCGGTCGGGATTGAAGCCCTCTATGGTGGCGATGTGGACGTCGAGATCGGGTCGCGCCAGGGCCTGCGCCTCGATGTGGCGGTGCAGCATCTTGATGAAGGAATTGGTGCCGGCCGGCAGTGCGAAGTCGAGCCGGATGACCTCGCTGGGCGAAGGCCGTGGAGGCGCTCCGTTCGGGCTGTCGGCGATGTAGCCGAGGCGCTGCGCCATTTCGAGCACGACCTCGCGGGTGCGCGCCCGCACGCCGGGCCGATTGTTGAGCACGCGGTCGACGGTGGCGGCGGAGACGCCGGCTTCCCGGGCTATGTCAGTCAGGGTGGAACGCACCGTCTTTCATCTCCTCGACGCATCAGGATCACACATTGTCCGCGGCCGGCCTGATGGCAACGGCTCCTCGCTATCCGCGATTCTGATGGGAAATGATGTATCCGGCCTTGGCCGATGCGCAAGCCGTCGGGCTAAATCAAGTCGCCCGGCACGACGACACCGGGGCGGGAAGATACATTTCCCATCAAATCGAGGCACAGGAAGCGCTGTATGGGCCTTGGTATGACGCATTTCCTCGCCTCATTGCGATGTTGTGAGGTATTTTGATTATTTATGATGTTGACAGCCTTCCGATCCTGCCGTCAATATCCCTCATGGGCTCGTGGAGGAAACATTGGCCCTGAGGGAGGAATTCCAATGTCTGATCTGATCCGCATGTCGCGACGCCGATTGTTGGCGTCCGGAGGAAAGGCGGCGGTGTTCGTAGCCGCGGCAGGTATCGCACCCCAATTCATCCGTCCCGGCCGTGCCTATGCGGCGGACGCGCTGGCGCCGGGCATGATCGGCGGCCCGACCGGTTTCGAGGGCGCCGAGCGCTACCAGTATGGCGCCGACACGCCGGAAGGCCGCGCTATCGAGGCGGCCAAGGCGCTGAAGGGCGCCGGCAAGGCGCCGGCCAAGATCGTGCTCGGCCTGTCGGACGGCTCGATCGGCCAGCTCACGCAGCCTTTCCCGGCTGGCGCGCCGTCGATCAAGGAACTGTGGGAAAAGGAAACCGGCATTCCGATCGAGATCGTCGGCCTGCCGAACGGCCAGGAATTCACCAAGACGATGCAGGACATCTCCACCAAGGGTGGGGCCTATGACATCTATTCGACCGAATGGAACCGCCTCGGCGATCTCGCCGAGACCGGCGGCATCGCCAAGCTCGACGACTTCGTCGCGCAGTACAAGCCTGAGTGGGACGACCCCAAGACCGGCTATGTCGACGGCACCAAGGGCGTGTCGCTGCTCAACAAATACCGTGGCTCGAACTATGGCGTGTCGCTGGACGGCGACTTCCAGACCTGGGTCTATCGCACCGACCTGTTCGGCGACGCCGCCGAGCAGAAGGCGTTCAAGGACAAATACGGCTACGATCTGGCGCCGCCGAAAACCTGGAAGCAGCACGGCGATATCGCAGCCTTCTTCCAGCGTCCGGACAAGGGCCTGTTCGGCTCGACCGACCTGCGCAACCAGGGCTGGGGCTACACCAATTGGTACCAGCGCTATGTCTCGATGGCCTCGCCCAACCAGTTCCTGTTCGGTGACGACGGCAAGCCGCTGATCAATTCCGAGCACGGCATCGCCGCCGCCAACGAATATGTCGAATCGCTCGTCCATCACTCGCCGGATGCGATCTCGTGGGGCTGGCCGGAGCAGTATGGCAATTTCGCCAAGGGCGGTGCGGCGATGACCTGCGCCTTCTCCAACCTGCCGAAATTCCTCGACAATGCCGGCAACAAGGATTCGGCCGTCACCGGCAAGATCGGCTCGATGCTGCCGCCCGGCCGCGAGATCGACGGCAAGCTGATCAGCCGCTCCGTGCTGTGGTTCTCGCTGACCGGCATGGTCTCGTCGCAGTCGAAGAACCAGGAAGTCGCCTATCTCCTGCTGCAATGGCTGGGCTCGGCCCGCATCTATGCCTGGATGAGCGCCAATCCCGGCGGCTATCTCGATCCGTTCCGGCTTTCGGATTTCTCCGATCCGCTGGTGCGCCAGACCTACCATGCCTACCACATGGACGTGGTGCGCGAGACGGTCGCCCGCACCGTCCCGACCATCAACTATCCCGGCGCCACCGCCTTCCACAACGCACTGGACGAAAACCTCATGGCCTCGCTGACCAAGGCCAAGACCGCGGAGCAGGCGATGGCCGATACCGAAGCCGAGTGGAAGAAGATCGCCCGGCGCATCGGCGAGGACAAGCTGCTGGAAGCCATCAGAACCAACAAGGAGGCCTGGCCGACCGTTCTCGATCCCATCAGCTGATCCGTCTCCCTGGATCAGACCGGAGGGGAAGGGCGAAAGCTCTTCCCCTCCGCAGTCAACGCCACCAGCAAAAGCAGCCAGATGAAGCGTTCCGTTCCATTCGAGATATTCCGCTACGCCGCGATCCTCGCGGCGATGGCGGTGACGCTGGTGCCGATCCTGTGGATGGTGTCGATGGCCTTCAAGCCGATCGCCGAATGGTCGGCGACGGGCGCCGACCTGACATGGTGGCCGAAGAACCCGACGCTCAGCAATTTCCAGTTCGTGTTCGGCGAGTCCACCAACAGCCTCATCGTGGCGCTCGACCGCACCGCGCTGAAGCCGATCCTGTCGTCGCTGCTGTCGGCTGTGTTCGGCACCGCGATCGCCATGTCGGCGGGCACGGCGGCGGCCTATGGGCTGTCGCGCTTCGGCTCGGGACAGAACCTGCCGCTGGCGCTGATCCAGCTCAGGCTGTTTCCGCCGATGGCGGTGATGATCCCGGTGATGATCATGTGGGCGTTCCTGAATTTCACCGACAGCTGGTGGGGCCTGGCGCTGATCTACGGCATCGTCACCTTGCCGTTCGCCTTCTGGCTGATGAAGACCTTCTTCGACGACATGCCGCGCGAGATCGAGGAAGCCGCCCTGGTCGAGGGCTGTTCGCGGCTGCGTGTCTTCACCCGCATCACGCTGCCGATGATGCGCGCGCCGCTCGCCAGTGCCGCACTCTTCGTCTTCATCCTCAACTGGTCTGACTATCTGATCGCGCTGCTTCTGACGACGCGCGAATGGGTGACGATCCCCGTCTACATGGCCTCGCT harbors:
- a CDS encoding LacI family DNA-binding transcriptional regulator; this encodes MRSTLTDIAREAGVSAATVDRVLNNRPGVRARTREVVLEMAQRLGYIADSPNGAPPRPSPSEVIRLDFALPAGTNSFIKMLHRHIEAQALARPDLDVHIATIEGFNPDRLARLLQDLRGQTQGVGVIALDHPTVREAIRSLSANDVKVVTIASDILHVPRVAYIGIDNRAAGRLAGYLLNRFMGSERPGKVALFAGSLSYRGHEEREMGFRHILTEESPNLEIVEMREMLDDREKAYSEASALLERHPDLAAIYNVGAGNTGIARALKEHGRAQSMVFLGHEVTDGTKDLLLDGTLDAVIDQNPRVEAREALNTLTHAVRGLAYELHQPRLQVIFKENIPEI
- a CDS encoding aconitase X: MTLELSARDRSMLDGEQGPSAAAAMKILVAFSNAVGADGLLDITSAHIDGCLYHGKAGLDFVERLAEGGGRVKVPTTLNVGSFDLIHPGMVKMPAAEEVPARRLMKAHMELGCQATFTCAPYQTRFRPEFGQQIAWGESNAIVFANSVIGARTNRYGDFIDLCCAMTGRAPAWGLHLSENRRGRILFELDVPDPEPSDSLFVGVGLIIGQASGDRIPVIAGLPQPRDEDQLKALGAAAATTGAVALFHAVGITPEAGTLGEAFHGEAPEETIRIGRSDVDRALARLSTVPDGSRLAAVSLGTPHFSHEEWMRLLPLLREAAPGRGIPIYVNTGRATLTRLQQEGALAGMEAFGLVPVADTCTYVTSIMERLDGVVMTNSGKWAHYAPGNIGVTVAFADMKDCIRSAAVGHVVRSGT
- a CDS encoding aconitase X swivel domain-containing protein, which produces MTQLAEAFERAGIFQLAGEAEGRALAFSQPLSFWGGIDAETGDIVDHSHPGLGQNVAGKILVMPSGRGSSSSSSVLAEAIRKGTAPAGVLLERPDPILAVGAIVAEFLYGIRMPLVVCDIAGIETGDRIAIGSGENGRATTRVQTERQPLRSPGCSP
- a CDS encoding carbohydrate ABC transporter permease, with protein sequence MKRSVPFEIFRYAAILAAMAVTLVPILWMVSMAFKPIAEWSATGADLTWWPKNPTLSNFQFVFGESTNSLIVALDRTALKPILSSLLSAVFGTAIAMSAGTAAAYGLSRFGSGQNLPLALIQLRLFPPMAVMIPVMIMWAFLNFTDSWWGLALIYGIVTLPFAFWLMKTFFDDMPREIEEAALVEGCSRLRVFTRITLPMMRAPLASAALFVFILNWSDYLIALLLTTREWVTIPVYMASLSSSMTGQLYGAKAALGLIAAVPPVIMGIAIQRHLVRGLIFGALKQ
- a CDS encoding extracellular solute-binding protein; this encodes MSDLIRMSRRRLLASGGKAAVFVAAAGIAPQFIRPGRAYAADALAPGMIGGPTGFEGAERYQYGADTPEGRAIEAAKALKGAGKAPAKIVLGLSDGSIGQLTQPFPAGAPSIKELWEKETGIPIEIVGLPNGQEFTKTMQDISTKGGAYDIYSTEWNRLGDLAETGGIAKLDDFVAQYKPEWDDPKTGYVDGTKGVSLLNKYRGSNYGVSLDGDFQTWVYRTDLFGDAAEQKAFKDKYGYDLAPPKTWKQHGDIAAFFQRPDKGLFGSTDLRNQGWGYTNWYQRYVSMASPNQFLFGDDGKPLINSEHGIAAANEYVESLVHHSPDAISWGWPEQYGNFAKGGAAMTCAFSNLPKFLDNAGNKDSAVTGKIGSMLPPGREIDGKLISRSVLWFSLTGMVSSQSKNQEVAYLLLQWLGSARIYAWMSANPGGYLDPFRLSDFSDPLVRQTYHAYHMDVVRETVARTVPTINYPGATAFHNALDENLMASLTKAKTAEQAMADTEAEWKKIARRIGEDKLLEAIRTNKEAWPTVLDPIS